A stretch of the Aggregatibacter sp. HMT-949 genome encodes the following:
- the lptB gene encoding LPS export ABC transporter ATP-binding protein, with translation MSVLHAEFLAKSYKSRKVVSDVSLTVHSNEIVGLLGPNGAGKTTTFYMVVGLVRQDEGKIVIDGEDISFLPMHSRAQRGIGYLPQEASIFRRLSVYDNLMAVLEIRKDLTPEQRRERADELIEEFNIGHIRDSLGQALSGGERRRVEIARALAANPKFILLDEPFAGVDPISVTDIKKIITDLRNRGLGVLITDHNVRETLDVCERAYIVGEGKIIATGTPQEVMNDEHVKRVYLGEQFKL, from the coding sequence ATGTCTGTTTTACATGCGGAATTTCTCGCAAAAAGTTATAAAAGCCGCAAAGTGGTTTCCGATGTCAGCCTGACCGTACATTCCAATGAAATCGTCGGCTTACTCGGACCGAATGGTGCAGGCAAAACCACTACTTTCTATATGGTTGTGGGATTGGTTCGTCAAGACGAAGGCAAAATCGTCATTGACGGTGAAGATATTAGTTTCCTTCCGATGCATAGTCGCGCGCAACGTGGAATCGGTTATCTACCTCAAGAAGCCTCTATTTTTCGTCGCTTAAGCGTTTACGATAACTTAATGGCAGTATTAGAAATCCGTAAAGATCTCACGCCTGAGCAACGTCGAGAAAGAGCGGATGAGTTAATCGAAGAATTTAATATCGGTCACATTCGTGACAGCCTTGGGCAAGCGCTTTCCGGCGGGGAACGGCGTCGTGTGGAAATCGCGCGCGCACTGGCGGCAAACCCAAAATTCATTTTGTTAGACGAGCCCTTCGCCGGTGTTGATCCGATTTCTGTCACCGACATTAAGAAAATCATCACTGATTTACGCAATCGCGGTTTGGGCGTATTAATCACCGACCACAATGTGCGCGAAACCCTAGACGTGTGCGAACGCGCTTATATTGTAGGCGAAGGCAAAATTATTGCCACCGGTACACCGCAAGAAGTGATGAATGACGAGCACGTGAAACGCGTATATCTCGGTGAACAATTTAAATTATAA
- the dapE gene encoding succinyl-diaminopimelate desuccinylase, translated as MQEKVVSLAQDLIRRPSISPNDEGCQQLIVERLEKLGFQIEWMPFNDTLNLWAKHGSGEPVIAFAGHTDVVPTGDESQWTYPPFEAKIVDDVLYGRGAADMKGSLAAMIVAAEEYVKTHPNHAGTIALLITSDEEAAAKDGTVRVVDTLMARGEKITYCMVGEPSSSKTLGDVVKNGRRGSITGNLYIQGVQGHVAYPHLAENPIHKVAPFLQELTTYQWDNGNEFFPPTSLQIANIHAGTGSNNVIPGELYVQFNLRYCTEVTDEMIKQKVAEMLEKHGLKYRIEWNLSGKPFLTKPGKLLDSVTSAIEQITGVTPQAETGGGTSDGRFIALMGAEVVEFGPLNTTIHKVNECVNVDDLAKCGQIYRQMLVNLLDS; from the coding sequence ATGCAAGAAAAAGTGGTTTCTCTGGCGCAAGATTTAATCCGCCGTCCCTCTATTAGCCCGAATGACGAAGGTTGCCAGCAACTGATTGTAGAACGTTTAGAAAAATTAGGCTTTCAAATTGAGTGGATGCCGTTTAACGACACCTTAAACTTGTGGGCAAAGCATGGTTCGGGGGAACCGGTGATTGCTTTTGCCGGGCATACGGATGTGGTGCCGACGGGCGACGAAAGCCAATGGACGTATCCGCCCTTCGAGGCAAAAATTGTGGACGATGTGCTTTACGGGCGTGGCGCAGCGGATATGAAAGGTTCGCTGGCAGCAATGATTGTGGCAGCGGAAGAGTATGTGAAAACCCATCCGAATCATGCCGGCACAATCGCTTTGTTGATTACCTCCGATGAAGAAGCGGCTGCGAAAGATGGCACGGTGCGCGTGGTAGACACCTTGATGGCGCGCGGTGAGAAAATCACGTATTGCATGGTGGGCGAGCCGTCCAGCTCAAAAACCTTGGGCGATGTGGTCAAAAATGGTCGTCGCGGTTCAATTACGGGTAACCTCTATATTCAAGGCGTTCAAGGCCATGTGGCATATCCCCATTTAGCGGAAAATCCGATTCACAAAGTCGCCCCATTCTTGCAGGAACTCACCACTTACCAATGGGACAACGGTAACGAATTTTTCCCGCCAACCAGCCTGCAAATCGCCAATATTCATGCTGGTACGGGCAGTAATAACGTGATTCCGGGTGAGCTTTACGTGCAGTTTAATTTGCGTTATTGCACGGAAGTGACGGATGAGATGATCAAACAAAAAGTCGCCGAAATGTTGGAAAAACACGGTTTGAAATATCGTATTGAATGGAATCTTTCCGGCAAACCGTTTTTAACCAAACCGGGTAAATTATTGGATTCCGTCACGTCTGCCATTGAACAAATTACGGGCGTGACGCCACAAGCAGAAACAGGCGGCGGTACGTCAGATGGGCGTTTCATTGCGCTGATGGGCGCGGAAGTGGTGGAATTTGGGCCGCTTAATACGACCATTCATAAAGTCAATGAGTGCGTGAACGTAGATGATCTTGCCAAGTGCGGTCAGATTTATCGTCAAATGCTCGTGAATTTATTGGATAGCTAA
- the htpG gene encoding molecular chaperone HtpG has translation MSQNQETRGFQSEVKQLLQLMIHSLYSNKEIFLRELISNASDAADKLRFKALSNPDLYAGDGELRVRISADAEKGTLTISDNGIGMTREQVIDHLGTIAKSGTKEFLTALGQDQAKDSQLIGQFGVGFYSAFIVADKVTVKTRAAGEPADKGVLWESAGEGEYSVADIEKKSRGTDVILHLREEEKEFLNDWRLREIIGKYSDHIGLPVEMLTKEYDDEGKETGEKWEKINKSDALWTRSKNDISDEEYKEFYKHISHDFADPLLWAHNKVEGNQEYTSLLYVPSKAPWDLFNREHKHGLKLYVQRVFIMDDAEQFMPNYLRFMRGLIDSNDLPLNVSREILQDNKVTAALRKALTKRSLQMLEKLAKEDAEKYQQFWKEFGLVLKEGPAEDFANKEAIAKLLRFASTRNDGAEQTVSLEDYVARMKEGQKAIYYITADSYVAAKNSPHLELFNKKGIEVLLLSDRIDEWMLSYLTEFDGKPLQSITKANLDLGDLADKESDAQKEQDEAFGSVIERVKTLLGDRVKDVRVTHNLTDTPAVVSTDNDQMTTQMAKLFAAAGQPVPEVKYTFELNPEHHLVKKVADIADEAEFADWIELLLEQAMLAERGSLENPAAFIKRINKLLG, from the coding sequence ATGTCACAAAATCAAGAAACCCGTGGCTTCCAATCGGAAGTCAAACAACTTTTACAATTAATGATCCATTCTTTGTATTCCAACAAAGAAATTTTCTTGCGTGAGCTGATTTCCAATGCCTCTGATGCGGCGGATAAACTCCGTTTCAAAGCCCTTTCCAATCCCGATTTATATGCCGGCGACGGCGAATTGCGCGTGCGTATCAGCGCAGATGCGGAAAAAGGCACCTTGACTATCAGCGATAACGGCATCGGGATGACTCGTGAACAAGTCATCGATCATTTGGGTACGATTGCCAAATCCGGAACAAAAGAATTTTTGACTGCACTTGGGCAAGATCAAGCCAAAGACAGCCAACTTATCGGTCAATTCGGTGTGGGGTTCTATTCGGCGTTTATCGTTGCCGATAAAGTCACCGTGAAAACCCGCGCTGCAGGCGAGCCGGCTGATAAAGGCGTGCTTTGGGAATCTGCCGGCGAAGGCGAGTATTCCGTGGCGGATATTGAGAAAAAATCCCGTGGCACCGATGTGATCTTGCATTTGCGCGAAGAGGAAAAAGAATTCTTAAACGATTGGCGTTTGCGTGAAATTATCGGTAAATATTCCGATCATATCGGTTTACCGGTAGAAATGCTGACCAAAGAATATGACGATGAAGGCAAAGAAACCGGCGAAAAATGGGAAAAAATCAATAAATCCGATGCCTTGTGGACACGTTCTAAAAACGACATTTCCGATGAGGAATACAAAGAATTTTATAAACACATCAGCCACGATTTTGCCGATCCACTTTTATGGGCGCATAACAAAGTAGAAGGTAATCAGGAATATACCAGCCTGCTTTATGTGCCGTCTAAAGCCCCTTGGGATCTATTCAATCGCGAGCATAAACACGGCTTAAAACTCTATGTGCAGCGCGTGTTTATTATGGATGATGCGGAACAATTTATGCCGAATTATCTACGTTTTATGCGTGGTTTAATCGACAGCAATGATTTGCCGTTAAATGTATCCCGTGAAATTTTGCAGGATAATAAAGTGACTGCCGCACTCCGCAAAGCCTTAACCAAACGTTCTTTACAAATGTTGGAAAAACTGGCGAAAGAGGATGCGGAAAAATACCAACAATTCTGGAAAGAGTTCGGTTTAGTCTTGAAAGAAGGGCCGGCAGAAGATTTTGCCAATAAAGAAGCCATTGCGAAATTATTGCGTTTTGCTTCAACCCGCAATGACGGAGCCGAACAAACCGTGTCATTAGAAGACTATGTTGCCCGCATGAAAGAAGGTCAAAAAGCCATCTATTACATTACGGCAGACAGCTATGTGGCGGCAAAAAACAGCCCGCACTTGGAATTGTTCAACAAAAAAGGCATTGAAGTGTTGCTACTTTCTGACCGCATTGACGAATGGATGTTGAGCTACTTAACGGAATTTGACGGCAAACCGTTGCAAAGTATCACCAAAGCGAACTTGGATTTAGGCGATTTGGCGGATAAAGAATCCGACGCGCAAAAAGAACAAGATGAAGCCTTTGGTAGCGTGATTGAGCGCGTGAAAACCTTGCTTGGCGATCGTGTAAAAGACGTGCGCGTGACCCATAATTTAACGGATACGCCTGCCGTGGTGTCCACCGACAACGACCAAATGACCACGCAAATGGCCAAACTTTTTGCTGCAGCAGGTCAACCAGTGCCGGAAGTGAAATACACGTTTGAATTAAATCCGGAACATCACTTGGTGAAAAAAGTCGCCGACATTGCCGATGAAGCGGAATTTGCCGATTGGATAGAATTGTTGTTGGAACAAGCCATGCTTGCAGAACGCGGTTCGTTAGAAAATCCGGCGGCGTTTATTAAGCGTATCAATAAGCTATTGGGTTAA
- a CDS encoding M15 family metallopeptidase: MKLTPEMLTGKSRAHLIHLPTPHSPNHFLQAEAAKAFQGLQQSAVNNGFNLQPASSFRDFARQQLIWNGKFSGERKVHDDFGTALELGQLDDWQKCLAILRWSALPGASRHHWGTEIDIFDPDLLPQGQTLQLEPWEYEKGGYFFELSEFLTENLPHFDFALPFTQMPKNKKIGREPWHISYLPLAEQAIKQFSSEILILSWQNEEIGGKTALLENLEQIFAEYIV; the protein is encoded by the coding sequence ATGAAATTGACCCCAGAAATGCTTACCGGCAAATCCCGCGCGCATTTGATCCATTTACCGACGCCACATTCGCCAAACCATTTTTTACAGGCGGAAGCGGCGAAAGCCTTTCAAGGCTTACAGCAAAGTGCGGTCAACAATGGCTTTAATTTACAACCGGCCAGCAGCTTTCGTGATTTTGCGCGCCAACAACTTATTTGGAACGGTAAATTCAGCGGTGAGCGTAAAGTGCACGATGATTTCGGCACCGCATTGGAGTTAGGTCAGTTGGACGATTGGCAAAAATGCCTGGCGATTTTGCGTTGGTCTGCCTTGCCGGGGGCGAGCCGTCATCATTGGGGCACGGAAATTGATATTTTCGATCCCGATTTATTGCCGCAAGGGCAGACGTTGCAACTTGAGCCTTGGGAGTATGAAAAAGGCGGTTATTTTTTTGAATTGAGTGAATTTCTTACGGAAAATCTACCGCACTTTGATTTCGCGCTGCCGTTTACGCAGATGCCGAAAAATAAAAAAATCGGGCGTGAGCCTTGGCATATTAGCTATTTGCCGTTGGCGGAACAGGCGATTAAACAATTTTCGTCAGAGATTTTAATTTTGTCTTGGCAAAATGAAGAGATTGGCGGGAAAACAGCACTGCTAGAAAATCTTGAGCAGATTTTTGCCGAATATATCGTTTAG
- the metK gene encoding methionine adenosyltransferase — MSSYLFTSESVSEGHPDKIADQISDAVLDEILKQDPKARVACETYVKTGMALVGGEITTSAWVDIENLTRKVICEIGYEHSDMGFDGHSCAVLNAIGKQSADINQGVDRENPLDQGAGDQGIMFGYATNETDVLMPAAITYAHRLMERQAQVRKNGTLPWLRPDAKSQVTLKYENDKIVGVDAVVLSTQHSAEIAQKDLHEAVMEEIIKPVLPSELLSKDTKFFINPTGRFVIGGPMGDCGLTGRKIIVDTYGGAARHGGGAFSGKDPSKVDRSAAYAARYVAKNIVAAGLAERCEIQLSYAIGVAEPTSIMVETFGTGKVANELLVALVREFFDLRPYGLIKMLNLIQPIYRATAAYGHFGREQFPWEKVDRAEELRAAAGLK; from the coding sequence ATGTCTAGTTACTTATTTACTTCCGAGTCCGTGTCAGAAGGACATCCTGATAAAATCGCCGATCAAATTTCCGATGCGGTGCTCGATGAGATCCTAAAACAAGACCCAAAAGCCCGCGTGGCATGCGAAACTTATGTGAAAACCGGTATGGCGCTGGTGGGCGGCGAGATTACCACTTCCGCTTGGGTAGATATTGAAAATCTAACTCGTAAAGTGATTTGTGAGATCGGTTATGAGCATTCTGATATGGGCTTTGACGGTCATTCTTGTGCGGTGTTAAATGCCATTGGTAAACAATCGGCAGACATTAATCAAGGCGTGGATCGTGAGAATCCGTTGGATCAAGGAGCAGGTGACCAAGGTATTATGTTCGGTTATGCAACGAATGAAACCGACGTGTTGATGCCGGCAGCAATTACCTATGCGCATCGTTTAATGGAAAGACAAGCGCAAGTACGTAAAAACGGCACCTTGCCATGGTTGCGTCCGGATGCGAAAAGCCAAGTTACCTTGAAATATGAAAACGATAAAATCGTCGGCGTGGATGCGGTGGTACTTTCCACTCAACATTCGGCAGAAATCGCGCAAAAAGATTTGCACGAAGCGGTGATGGAGGAAATCATCAAGCCGGTATTGCCGAGCGAATTGCTTTCGAAAGACACTAAATTCTTTATTAATCCGACCGGTCGTTTCGTTATCGGAGGCCCGATGGGCGACTGTGGTTTAACCGGTCGTAAAATTATCGTAGATACTTACGGTGGCGCGGCGCGTCATGGTGGTGGTGCATTTTCCGGTAAAGATCCATCAAAAGTGGACCGTTCTGCCGCTTATGCTGCACGTTATGTGGCGAAAAATATCGTTGCAGCCGGCTTAGCGGAACGTTGTGAAATTCAGCTTTCTTATGCCATCGGTGTGGCTGAGCCGACATCCATCATGGTAGAAACGTTCGGTACGGGTAAAGTAGCGAATGAACTATTAGTCGCGTTAGTGCGTGAATTCTTCGATTTGCGTCCTTACGGTTTAATCAAAATGTTGAATTTAATTCAACCGATTTATCGAGCAACAGCGGCTTACGGTCACTTTGGTCGTGAACAATTCCCGTGGGAAAAAGTCGATCGTGCGGAAGAATTACGCGCCGCAGCCGGGTTAAAATAA
- a CDS encoding SprT family zinc-dependent metalloprotease: protein MLSPQTQFRHLKMQVQRKLAESLRLAESYFKREFPMPTVGYDLRGMKAGVAYLQKNEIKFNRTLLVENSEEFIRQVVPHELGHLITYQVFGRVKPHGQEWQRVMNQVFQLSADTCHQFDVRNVQGQTFEYHCACQTHLLSARRHNRILKEGVEYLCRKCKGKLVFVGEN from the coding sequence ATGCTTTCACCACAAACACAATTTCGACATTTAAAAATGCAGGTTCAGCGTAAGTTGGCGGAATCTTTACGTCTTGCGGAAAGTTATTTCAAACGTGAATTTCCGATGCCGACGGTTGGTTATGATTTACGCGGAATGAAAGCAGGCGTCGCATATTTACAAAAAAACGAAATTAAATTTAATCGCACTTTACTGGTGGAAAATAGCGAAGAATTTATCCGTCAAGTGGTGCCACATGAATTGGGGCATTTAATTACCTATCAAGTTTTTGGTCGCGTAAAACCGCACGGACAAGAATGGCAGAGGGTAATGAATCAAGTTTTTCAATTGTCGGCGGATACTTGTCATCAATTTGACGTGCGAAACGTGCAAGGTCAAACCTTCGAGTATCATTGTGCTTGCCAAACGCATTTATTAAGCGCTCGTCGCCATAATCGAATTTTAAAAGAAGGCGTAGAATATTTATGTCGAAAATGTAAGGGAAAATTGGTTTTTGTCGGTGAAAATTAA
- the lptC gene encoding LPS export ABC transporter periplasmic protein LptC, with protein MNIRWNSVLGLASLCLLGWYYSLNQDDSDLQSLVKTPDSPDYIGNKMETTVFSPEGKKQYLAFSEKVEHFGQNGKTNFTAPLVYLFNFPADNSVPKNESAKLPETQSWKLSALNAVLTRDEMLYLTGDVVVESLTPASRLQRIETESATVNLKTQDITSNEAVKINGQNFNSTGLKMVGNLRQQAATLKEQVKTYYEISKP; from the coding sequence ATGAATATTCGTTGGAATAGCGTTCTTGGTCTCGCCTCGCTGTGTTTACTAGGTTGGTATTATTCGCTTAATCAAGACGACAGCGATTTGCAAAGCTTGGTTAAAACGCCGGACAGCCCGGATTATATCGGTAATAAGATGGAAACTACCGTTTTTTCACCGGAAGGTAAAAAACAATATTTAGCCTTTTCCGAGAAAGTGGAACATTTCGGCCAAAACGGTAAAACTAACTTTACTGCGCCGTTGGTTTATCTGTTCAATTTTCCCGCCGATAATTCCGTGCCAAAAAATGAGTCGGCTAAATTACCGGAAACGCAAAGTTGGAAATTAAGCGCACTGAATGCGGTGCTCACCAGAGACGAGATGCTTTATCTAACAGGCGATGTGGTGGTGGAAAGTTTGACGCCGGCTTCCCGTCTGCAACGTATTGAAACCGAATCGGCGACGGTAAATTTAAAAACACAAGATATTACATCGAACGAAGCCGTTAAAATCAATGGACAAAATTTTAATTCCACCGGTTTAAAAATGGTCGGAAATTTACGCCAGCAAGCGGCAACCTTAAAGGAACAAGTAAAAACATATTATGAAATTAGCAAACCGTAA
- the lptA gene encoding lipopolysaccharide transport periplasmic protein LptA, translating to MKLANRKLLLISTLMMTSLSAFALREDSNQPINIVSDNQSLDMESSVVTFTDNVVITQGSILINANKVVITRPATNSGNKETVEAFGNPVTFHQVMDDGKPVDGKANKVHYDLGSEFLTLTGNAELKQLDSKINGERITYDVKKQQLKANGGKSRVQTLLIPAQLQQKGTK from the coding sequence ATGAAATTAGCAAACCGTAAACTTCTTCTCATTTCCACTTTGATGATGACTTCCCTTTCTGCTTTCGCCTTAAGAGAAGATTCCAATCAACCAATTAATATCGTGTCGGATAATCAATCCCTAGACATGGAAAGCAGCGTAGTAACATTCACCGATAATGTGGTGATTACTCAAGGTTCAATTTTAATTAACGCCAATAAAGTGGTAATCACCCGTCCGGCAACAAATTCCGGCAACAAAGAAACCGTGGAAGCATTCGGCAATCCGGTGACCTTCCACCAAGTCATGGACGATGGCAAACCGGTGGATGGTAAAGCGAACAAAGTGCACTACGATCTTGGTAGCGAGTTCTTAACACTAACCGGCAATGCGGAGTTAAAACAGCTTGATAGCAAAATTAACGGCGAACGTATTACTTATGATGTGAAAAAACAGCAGTTAAAGGCTAACGGCGGTAAATCTCGCGTACAAACACTGCTGATTCCAGCCCAATTACAACAAAAAGGGACGAAATAA
- a CDS encoding opacity family porin produces MKKSFLAIIIGAFAIASNANAGVYAEGDVGLSRTSANGNHKTKVEPRVAVGYQLGNVRVAGDYTHHGKVEGAKIQGLGASVLYDFDLNSRVKPYVGARVAANRFKYDDRAEQRYKSSSDTKLGYGVVAGAKYNLDEKWYANGGVEYNRLGNFDDTKVNNYGAKVGVGYKF; encoded by the coding sequence ATGAAAAAGTCTTTTTTAGCCATAATTATCGGTGCTTTTGCGATAGCTTCCAACGCTAACGCGGGCGTTTATGCGGAAGGTGATGTTGGCCTTTCAAGAACTTCGGCGAATGGCAATCACAAAACCAAAGTAGAGCCGCGAGTTGCCGTAGGTTATCAATTGGGGAACGTGCGCGTTGCCGGTGATTACACTCATCACGGTAAAGTCGAAGGTGCGAAAATTCAAGGTTTAGGGGCATCTGTGCTTTATGATTTTGACCTAAATTCCCGCGTTAAACCTTATGTTGGTGCACGTGTCGCTGCAAACCGATTCAAATATGACGATCGCGCGGAGCAACGTTATAAAAGTTCTTCCGACACCAAATTAGGCTATGGCGTAGTTGCCGGTGCAAAATATAATTTAGATGAAAAATGGTACGCAAACGGCGGTGTGGAATATAACCGTTTGGGTAATTTTGACGATACCAAAGTAAATAACTACGGGGCAAAGGTCGGTGTTGGTTATAAATTCTAA
- the ptsN gene encoding PTS IIA-like nitrogen regulatory protein PtsN: MKLTELFRPENIRQGVCFSSKKRLFESIANFVTEQMHCGDKGEQACFECLFNREKLGNSGLGNGVAMPKAKMPSGTTNAPIAVFMQLAQPIDYDAPDGKPVDLIFAILVPEEQCQNYIPVLSDLTEKLADKNFLKQLRSAQNTDEIWQIFEIADQTEKSTVSDEKQTA; this comes from the coding sequence ATGAAATTAACCGAACTCTTTCGCCCTGAAAATATCCGTCAGGGCGTTTGCTTTTCCAGCAAAAAACGACTTTTCGAATCCATTGCAAATTTCGTAACGGAACAAATGCATTGTGGTGACAAAGGCGAACAAGCTTGTTTTGAATGCTTATTTAACCGTGAAAAACTCGGCAATTCGGGCCTTGGCAACGGTGTTGCCATGCCGAAAGCGAAAATGCCGAGCGGCACCACCAATGCCCCCATCGCTGTTTTTATGCAATTGGCACAACCGATTGATTATGATGCGCCGGACGGTAAACCGGTAGATTTGATCTTCGCCATACTGGTGCCGGAAGAACAATGCCAAAATTATATTCCGGTGCTTTCCGATTTAACGGAAAAGCTCGCCGACAAAAACTTTCTGAAACAATTACGTTCGGCTCAAAATACGGACGAAATTTGGCAAATTTTTGAAATTGCCGATCAAACTGAAAAATCGACAGTTTCCGACGAGAAACAAACCGCTTAA
- the rapZ gene encoding RNase adapter RapZ — MEIIIISGRSGAGKSVALRALEDMGYYCVDNLPLDLLPQLADILAKTQSAVAISLDIRNLPDSTHSLNQILNDIQQQYATKIIFLDSDRSTLIRRYSDSRRLHPLSSKDLSLEAAIDAEYQQLELLVQHANLIIDTTHISTHTLAERLREFLRGNKDKELKIIVESFGFKYGIPLDADYVFDVRFLPNPHWDPALRPMTGLDAPVADFLNSHTEVNEFIYLTRNYIETWLPMLEKNNRSYLTIAIGCTGGKHRSVYIAQQIGEYFQAKGKNVQIQHKSLERQKSKTQA; from the coding sequence ATGGAAATTATCATTATCAGCGGCCGCTCCGGCGCCGGAAAATCTGTGGCATTACGCGCATTAGAGGATATGGGCTATTACTGTGTGGATAATCTTCCTCTAGACTTACTGCCGCAACTTGCCGATATTCTCGCTAAAACTCAAAGTGCGGTGGCTATCAGTCTGGATATTCGCAATTTGCCCGATTCGACTCATTCGTTGAATCAAATCCTAAATGATATTCAGCAACAGTACGCCACTAAAATTATTTTCTTAGATTCCGACCGTAGTACACTGATCCGTCGCTACAGCGATTCGCGCCGTTTGCATCCGCTTTCCAGTAAAGATCTTTCTCTTGAAGCCGCAATTGATGCCGAATATCAACAACTCGAACTGCTGGTTCAACACGCAAATTTGATTATTGATACCACGCATATTTCTACCCACACTTTGGCAGAGCGCTTGCGCGAATTTTTACGCGGCAACAAGGATAAAGAGCTCAAAATTATCGTAGAATCTTTCGGTTTCAAATATGGTATTCCGCTTGATGCAGACTATGTGTTTGATGTGCGTTTTTTACCGAACCCGCACTGGGATCCGGCACTTCGTCCGATGACCGGCTTAGATGCACCGGTCGCAGATTTTTTGAACAGCCATACGGAAGTGAACGAATTTATTTATCTCACCCGAAACTACATTGAAACATGGTTGCCGATGTTGGAAAAAAACAACCGCAGCTATTTAACCATCGCGATTGGTTGCACCGGAGGCAAACACCGCTCCGTGTATATCGCCCAACAAATCGGCGAATATTTTCAAGCCAAAGGGAAAAACGTACAGATTCAGCATAAATCTCTTGAACGGCAAAAAAGTAAGACACAAGCCTAA
- a CDS encoding ArsC family reductase — protein sequence MITVYGIKNCDTMKKALKWLADHNIEHKLHDYRVDGLEASFLEKAEAQFGWENLVNKRSTTWRNLNEDVKKTLSKATALSVLAENPTLIKRPIILQEGKALIGFDEKEYQAVFA from the coding sequence ATGATCACTGTTTACGGCATTAAAAACTGTGACACCATGAAAAAAGCCTTGAAGTGGCTTGCGGATCACAATATTGAACACAAATTGCATGATTACCGCGTGGATGGCTTAGAAGCGAGTTTTTTAGAAAAAGCGGAAGCGCAATTCGGTTGGGAAAATTTGGTGAATAAACGCAGCACAACTTGGCGCAATCTCAATGAAGACGTGAAAAAAACGTTGTCAAAAGCCACCGCACTTTCTGTGCTTGCCGAGAATCCTACACTGATTAAACGCCCGATTATTTTGCAAGAGGGGAAGGCATTGATTGGTTTTGACGAAAAAGAATATCAAGCTGTTTTTGCCTAA